The DNA region TTCAGCCGGCCGGTGCGGTAGGCCGCCCGACCCACCATCTGGGCGGCGACCGGGGCGGTGGCCAGTTGGAAGACTCCGACCAGGGCGACCATGCCGAGATCAGCGGGGGTACGCAACCGCAGCGCCACCCCGAGCAGCAGCAACAGCACCCCCAGCACCTGCGGCTTGGTGGCGGCGTGCATCCGGCTGAGGGTGTCGGGAAACCGCAGCACCCCGATGGCGGCGGCCAGGCTCAGCAGGGCCCCGGCGACCAGGCTGGCGGCACCCAGCCAGTCGGCCACCTCCGCCAGGGTGGGGCTCCAGTCGAGGGCCGGCACCGCCCCGACCGGGCCGGACACCGCTTCGGTTGGACCGGCGAGTGGCGGTGTCACGGCTGGTCCCGGACGGCGAAGCGGGCCAGGGAGACCGAGCCGACGAAGCCGAGCAGCCCCAGCACCACCAGTACGGGCAGGGTGCTGGCATGTCGGTTGAGCGCCGCCTCCGCGCCCACCGCGCTGACCATCGTGGCCAGCAGCATGTCGGCGGCGACCACCCGGTCCAGCAGTGAGGGCCCCCGGTAGAGCCGCACCAGGGCTAGCAGGGCGGTCACTGACAGCAGACCGGCGATCACCAGGACCAGGACGAAGTTCACCAGGACTCCTTGTCTACGGGAACGGAGCGCACCTGACGCAGTTCGGCGTCCGAACCGACCGCCGCGACGATCCGCCGCTCCACGATGCGGATCTGCTTGCGGGCGGCGACGAGGTCCGCCGGGCCGTGCACGTCGAG from Micromonospora sp. NBC_01739 includes:
- the mnhG gene encoding monovalent cation/H(+) antiporter subunit G — encoded protein: MAEVADWLGAASLVAGALLSLAAAIGVLRFPDTLSRMHAATKPQVLGVLLLLLGVALRLRTPADLGMVALVGVFQLATAPVAAQMVGRAAYRTGRLNRDLLDADELADR
- a CDS encoding monovalent cation/H+ antiporter complex subunit F; translated protein: MNFVLVLVIAGLLSVTALLALVRLYRGPSLLDRVVAADMLLATMVSAVGAEAALNRHASTLPVLVVLGLLGFVGSVSLARFAVRDQP